The following proteins are co-located in the Carassius carassius chromosome 39, fCarCar2.1, whole genome shotgun sequence genome:
- the LOC132121451 gene encoding monocarboxylate transporter 7-like → MAQWIFRLKGCLGSKVYSEVPDGGWGWIVAVAFFLVEVFTYGVIKSFGIFLKDLMSDFGESNSRVSWIISICVFVMTFTAPLSSVLSNRFGFQPVVMFGGFLISLGTISTAFTSSINQMYLTIGIVTGLGYCLTFLPTVTILSQYFSRRRSLVTAMASTGESFAIFAFAPAFTALKNCIGWRYTMVVIGTLQGIIIICGALLRPIVIKPKTSPTGTEQKITCSLPEEQMQGSVSSRDSGVQSLDELERDLKSGKEQGEVEPLQIPPKQQDISSRNKLLDLTVLKEGSFLCYSAFGLFATLGFFAPQLYVVELSASLGTERDKAAYMLSTMAVAEIFGRLSIGWVLNWGRIRKIFVLLGCVSLMCLVLVFFTVVNGFWGLAVCCVLYGFLLGNIASTHIPMLAEDDVVGIQRMPLAVGVYVCIQSFAGLAGPPLGGVLVDVTQNYRAAFYSCAAGMGLGTVFLGLVRPAKTGQLWPRRDNRRNNPIVEQVSKDKPEDFLEMDIQVTKT, encoded by the exons ATGGCACAGTGGATTTTCCGACTGAAAGGTTGCCTCGGCTCTAAAGTGTACTCAGAGGTCCCAGATGGTGGCTGGGGTTGGATTGTGGCTGTGGCCTTTTTCCTGGTGGAGGTGTTCACTTATGGGGTTATCAAAAGTTTTGGGATTTTTCTCAAGGATTTAATGAGTGACTTTGGCGAGAGCAACAGTCGAGTATCATGGATCATTTCAATATGTGTCTTTGTTATGACTTTCACAG CTCCTTTATCATCAGTGCTGAGTAATCGATTTGGCTTCCAGCCAGTTGTGATGTTTGGAGGATTTCTCATATCTCTGGGCACAATCTCAACAGCATTCACCAGCTCTATCAATCAGATGTACCTCACTATTGGGATTGTGACAG GACTTGGTTACTGTCTGACATTTCTGCCAACTGTCACAATCTTGTCTCAGTACTTCAGCAGGCGTCGTTCTTTGGTCACAGCCATGGCCTCCACTGGAGAGTCATTTGCTATATTTGCTTTTGCTCCAG CCTTCACAGCTCTTAAGAACTGCATTGGCTGGAGGTACACAATGGTGGTGATTGGAACGTTACAGGGCATCATTATTATCTGTGGGGCTTTGCTCCGTCCCATAGTCATCAAACCAAAGACTTCTCCAACAGGAACTGAGCAGAAGATCACATGCTCTCTTCCTGAAGAACAAATGCAAGGCTCTGTGAGCTCCAGAGATTCAGGTGTACAGTCACTTGATGAGCTGGAACGGGATCTCAAATCTGGGAAGGAACAGGGAGAAGTGGAACCACTTCAGATCCCTCCAAAGCAACAGGACATTTCAAGTAGAAATAAGCTCCTGGATTTGACTGTACTAAAAGAAGGCAGTTTTTTATGTTACTCAGCCTTTGGCCTTTTCGCAACACTTGGCTTTTTCGCCCCACAGCTGTATGTGGTGGAGCTCAGCGCCAGTTTGGGTACCGAGAGGGACAAGGCTGCCTATATGCTGTCAACAATGGCCGTTGCTGAAATCTTTGGACGTCTCTCCATCGGATGGGTCCTGAACTGGGGGCGCATTAGGAAGATCTTCGTACTTCTTGGATGCGTGTCACTGATGTGCCTGGTGCTGGTGTTCTTCACCGTAGTAAATGGTTTCTGGGGACTGGCAGTATGCTGTGTGCTTTATGGCTTCTTACTTGGGAACATTGCATCCACGCACATCCCAATGTTGGCTGAGGATGATGTCGTAGGGATCCAGAGAATGCCCTTAGCTGTAGGTGTCTACGTCTGCATTCAGAGCTTTGCAGGACTGGCTGGTCCACCGTTGGGAG GTGTCCTTGTGGATGTTACACAGAATTACAGGGCTGCATTTTACTCCTGTGCTGCGGGAATGGGACTAGGCACTGTCTTCCTTGGGCTCGTACGTCCAGCTAAGACAGGTCAACTGTGGCCGAGGAGAGACAATAGACGAAATAACCCCATAGTGGAGCAAGTGTCCAAAGACAAACCGGAGGATTTCCTAGAAATGGATATTCAAGTTACTAAGACTTGA